GCGCCTGGCTTCCGCGACCTGATCCTGGCCCGCCATACGATGAACACGGCGCAGATGCAGGAATACAATCCAAATTATATCGGCGGTGATATCAACGGGGGAGTGATTGATCTGGCGCAGCTATTTACCAGGCCGGCACTGCGCATGTCTCCATACCGCAGTTCGGCCAAAGGCCTTTACATCTGTTCCTCCTCTACGCCGCCGGGAGGAGGCGTTCACGGCATGTGTGGCTATCATGCGGCAAAGCGGGCACTTAAGGATGTTTTTTCCATTCATTTGAGCGACCTTTAGCAGGAGCCGGATTTTGGTCTGCGCTGGCGCTCTTCGTTTGCCCGAAACGGTAGTTATTTTTAACATCATTTTTAAATTGAGGTTATACCGATACCCTAGGTTTGTCTGCATATAACATCAGACATGACAAAAAACCTACTTAACCGACACACGCTTCACGCAGCGGTGTTTGCTTTTACTGCAACAATCATGCTTAGTGCCTGTAAAAAGGACAAGGAAAAGAACGATGATACCAACCCGATCGTCCCGGTTGAACTGAAAGACTATTCTGTAAACCCCTCGCTGCTCAAAACCATGCCCGGTTTTGAAAGCCTGAAGATCACGACGCTGATCAGCAGTGACGATGTACTTCCTGAATCGCCCAACTTTATTTTTGGCGCACAGCCTGACGGGGCTGGCATTATTAAAGATCCCGCAGGCAACGGTTTCATTATGATCAACAATCATGAGATACTGCAATCGGTTTCACGCGTATACCTGGATAAAAACTTCAAGCCTGTGAAGGGTGAGTACATTGTTGATTCCGATGGTGGTATGACGCGCCTTTGCTCAGCTACCATGGCAACACCGGAGGAGCATGGTTTCGCCAAGCCAGTCTTTCTTACCGCTGGAGAGAGCGGTGCAGAATCAATGATCCACGCCATAGATCCTCTGGCGCCGGCCGATAAAAAGAATAATCAGCGTACGCTGCAGGCGCTGGGACGCTGGAGCGCTGAAAATGCTGTACCTCTCCCTAAAGGTAGCTTTCCTGGCAAATCTGTTATCCTTATTGGTGAAGATGAGAGCGACGGTCAGCTGGCCATGTACGTTTCCGCGCAAGGCGATCTGAACAACGGTAAGCTTTACGTGATGAAACGGGACAACAACGACCCTGTAGAGACGAATATGGTGAAGGGCCGGAGCTATAATGTAGAGTTTGTGGAACTCGACAATGTGAAAACAAGTACAGGTGCACAATTGCAGCAGCAGACCATCGACAAGAAGGCATTGATGCTGGCACGGGTAGAGGATATCGATTATCGTAAGGGAAGCGCTGCAAATGGACGGGAGGTTTATTTCACGGCAACAGGTGTTAGCCAGGCCGATAAGATTACCCCGGTAACAGGCAAAACGATGTGGGGCCGCGTGTATAAGCTTGTGCTCGACGCTAACGATCCGCTGAGAGGTAAACTAGAG
This region of Pedobacter faecalis genomic DNA includes:
- a CDS encoding alkaline phosphatase PhoX, which codes for MTKNLLNRHTLHAAVFAFTATIMLSACKKDKEKNDDTNPIVPVELKDYSVNPSLLKTMPGFESLKITTLISSDDVLPESPNFIFGAQPDGAGIIKDPAGNGFIMINNHEILQSVSRVYLDKNFKPVKGEYIVDSDGGMTRLCSATMATPEEHGFAKPVFLTAGESGAESMIHAIDPLAPADKKNNQRTLQALGRWSAENAVPLPKGSFPGKSVILIGEDESDGQLAMYVSAQGDLNNGKLYVMKRDNNDPVETNMVKGRSYNVEFVELDNVKTSTGAQLQQQTIDKKALMLARVEDIDYRKGSAANGREVYFTATGVSQADKITPVTGKTMWGRVYKLVLDANDPLRGKLEVAVDGNDSPGSSIVNPDNLCVTENYVYIQEDGDSFYKNNNHDGTIWQFAMGNKTLKAMLQMDHRRNDAAFSAKYNPAKNLQLSTWEYGAMYDVSDLTGIPGTFAVNLHPHTWTDNKYRNADGGTTRLTNNSEGGQVVIVRGIAR